In bacterium, the sequence AGGCGGTTCAGACAAATTATGGAAAAGCTCGTAACACTTCATACCGTCTTTAAATTTTTTGCCTGCGAGTTCATGGGCAGCCGCATTAAGTTTCAAGATCTTGTATTCGTTATCGACAAACACTATCATTGAAGAAATGCTGTCGAAAACCAACTCCCATTCTCGTGAAGCTTGCTCGAATTTTGTCCTGAGATCATATAAGTCGGTCACATCAATGAACCCCACTATAAAACACTTTTCCTGTCCCAGGATCGTCAAAGGCGAAACTACACCATCAAGATACAAGGTTTTCCCGTTCATTTCGCACCTAAGAACACCTTTTACAGGAGAACCGGCTTCTATAGCAGGTTTGAAAAGCTTCTCCATAAACTCTTCGTGGAAGAATTTCTCAAGATGAGGTGGAATCACTCCTTTTCCAGCGTAGTCAGCGCTTATGCCAAGCATTTGCCGAGCTGTGGAATTTGAAAACAACGGTTTACCATCCTTTGAAAAAATAACTATTCCTACCTTGACATTATCCAGCAACTGTGCGAGAAAATCATAGGTAACACCAAGCTCCGGGATATACAGGCTACCTTTCCGCCCTTCAATGCCTGTTTTAAGCAGTGTAAACATCTGCTCGAGTAATTTCTCGTCATCAAGCGCTTTTTTTATACATGCGCGCAAATCATCGATATTGCTTAAATCCTTTATTTCTTCACCATCAACACCTCTTTTGCTATGTTCGCCCTCAAAATTTCCCAATTTATCTCTCCCCGCACTATCCATTGTTTAACTCCTGTTTTGCCAACCTGCAAATTTTTAATGAAAATAAAAAACCCGCCGATGCTTTTCGCAAAGGCGGGCTGTTATTCGTGCTAATGCAAGTCCGTCAAATAAAACATCACGGTGTAGCCTCCACAGCCTTAACCTTGATAAAGAACCTATCAACACCTGTCTGCCCATATGTTGTGCTCCACTTGGGCAAATAAACCTGAATCCAGAGATTTTCTCTAAACGCCGAAGTATCGGCACCCGAGACATTTGGCATAAGCTTTCCATCACTGGGACCGAACTTTGCACCCGCAGCAGAAGCAAACGCAGATGTTAATGCAGTCTGGGTCGCCGTAAACGCATTAGGCGAAGGAACAGTATCATCGTCGTTAAGTATAGCACGCAATCCAAATGTGTCGGTTCCTCCATTGGTCCCAAGAACCCATAAATTCTTATGAGAAACTGTATCCCACACATATGTTCCAGCAGCAAGATGAATCTGCAGAGTATCGGTGCCGTCGTTCTGAAGAACGACCATATCTGTATCTTCCATACTAATTATTGTATCAGCGTCTGCGTAATATGGCACATGAACAGTATCATATGGCGCTTTCCAACCTATAATGAATGTATCTGGCTTTGAGAATGGATTTCCACTGACAATGGAAAACGCAAGGCTTCCGGGTTGATAAACAACCCACGCTTCATAAAACTTGAGTGTTTCAGCGTTGGTGGCATAGTCATATGCTCTAACCCTGAAGTAAAAGGTATCATTAGGGTGAGAGGACACATTAACTGGGCTGAAGGGACCAAAGTATGCATCGGTAAAGGATGTGGAATCAAGCCAAGTAAACCATGTGCTTGTATCATTTATGGCATATTGAACAGTATAAAGCCAAACGCCCCAACCCTCGCCATCCTCAATGGTTGTATCAACAGCGTCCCAGGAAACCAGCCAAAAAGGGTCCTCCGAAATGGTATCCATAGAATCGATCCATGATATAGGTGCCCTAAGGTCGAGGTCAATCCATCTATAGCCAGGATATGCGACTATATTTGTTCCTGTCATCATATCGCTGCTTGCCGCACCTCGACCAAGAGCAGTAGCTCTAACATATAAATTTCCCCCGGACATAGGGGTTTGAGTTCCTTCGTAACCACCATTCGTAAAAGAGTCCCAGAATATCTTAAGATTGGTAGCTTGAGCAAATATTAAACCCGAAATTAACAAAATCATTGTTACTATCGCCAACTTACGCATCATTCTTCCTCCCCATGTGTATCATTTCAATTATCATCTAAAAACATAATCACTAAATCTATTCTCAAAATCCGCTAATTTTCAAATAACACTACGTTACAAAACCAGCTTTCAAAAAATCCCCCCGGGGGCGTTTAGAACCCCCGGGAGGACTATTACAGCTTTGC encodes:
- a CDS encoding PAS domain S-box protein, yielding MDSAGRDKLGNFEGEHSKRGVDGEEIKDLSNIDDLRACIKKALDDEKLLEQMFTLLKTGIEGRKGSLYIPELGVTYDFLAQLLDNVKVGIVIFSKDGKPLFSNSTARQMLGISADYAGKGVIPPHLEKFFHEEFMEKLFKPAIEAGSPVKGVLRCEMNGKTLYLDGVVSPLTILGQEKCFIVGFIDVTDLYDLRTKFEQASREWELVFDSISSMIVFVDNEYKILKLNAAAHELAGKKFKDGMKCYELFHNLSEPP